A window of Gossypium hirsutum isolate 1008001.06 chromosome D13, Gossypium_hirsutum_v2.1, whole genome shotgun sequence genomic DNA:
aaaggttaaaatattctctaattttatttttatttttatttttaaagatgtAGACTCTCTAtcttttggatttaaaaatttaagtccaaTTGCTGTCActattaaaattcttctattaaattcattggtatgacattttgaaataggTGATTATTTGTTTGTATCAAATTATGGAGTAAAAATTTGAagattaaaatatgatttaagtCCCTATATACttcatacatttgaaatttagtattcttattttatttttcaagaatttggTTCCTCtactttcaaaaataaaaattcaaattcagtTGTTACCACAGTTAAAATTCTTCAGTTAAATTTAATGGTGtgatattttagaattaaaaaaatcatttagtagtgatgtaataaaaaaatatgtttgttATACTCTGTAGCGAACCTTGCAAACCTTATAGTGTACATCGTAGACCTCACGATGTACTCATAAAGGAGTTTGACACGTGTCTCCCAATGGAACCAACAACGCCGCAAACCCAAAGTTAATTCGCGAAACCCAGGGCTAAATTATGAACTTTAGCTTGGCGAATTTCAAAACAATGCGTCTCCACTAAGGTTATGTTAGGGCCACATAGAGAGCTAGAGTAATTAATTGTTAGTCATCCTAAGACGTCTCATCGTAGAATGTTACATCATCGTCACTGTCAAGAGTATCAAATCAGACTTCCACATTAGTGACCTTAGGACATGTATCCAAACTTGTCCCCTACTATAAAAGGGCCATGAAAACAACTCACACTCACTCACAAAGATACTCCTTCCTAATTTCCCTAACTCTCTTAAAACCAAAATCCTTCCCCAGTCTTCACCCCACTCTCCTCTATTCAACCACCATCTTCCTCCCTTGTTCACCATCACTGGTTAACAATGTTAAAAATGCTTATgtgaatttgtttttttaaaaacacgCATTCGAACCCGTCATGttagaattaatttttagttagAATAGTGTTCTTCAAAAAATGGCTACATTATTGTAATTGAtatagttaacaatattaactatttagactcattaatgatattataatagtaaaaagaccaaattatgtaaaaaattaaaggatataggtttaagccaaattttagcataatataggggccaaaattgaaatttgaccattGTGTTATAATGCAAAAAAAAGTAAGGCAAACCCAAAATATGTGTTTGTATCTAAGATCCTTAAagtattcaaaatatatataattacataacattttaataaaaaaatttaactacattaactatttggactaacAAATAACATTATGAAAATATACGACCTTTtgttagaaattaaattataattaaagcacttttgtaaagtgaaaaaaaaagagagacatGGGTGGGTGCCCACGTGTcaaaaggtatatatataaatagataatcATAGAATTttgcaaataaataatttattgatttttattgttgtttggtgataaaatttaatatcaataatataagttgaattttagtatgcTTTTGTTGGATTGGAGATATGTTTATCTGtagttaatttaaaaataatgataaaattaaatattgtaatgatattattattatgtgaaataaaaaaaagttaaacataCCGTATTGGTAATGGAGGTAAACGTTTGTCTAAAGGATCTTAATCTCTAGCTAGTGTGAGACCATGTTTAAAACCCACAATTTGGCTTCAACACTTTTTGCCCTTGGAATATGTCAGAAAGGTTCGATAAGCCATTTGCTTTCATGGTTATGGATGAGAGCACCCGCACTTGCACTCCTTGGATTACCAAGGAAGGATCCATCCGTGTTGAGTTTGTATGTACCTCTAGgaggcggtttccaatcaactgAGATGAATGAAGGAAGGGTTTATGCTTGATAGTCGAGTTTAAAGCAAAGTATTCTGTTATGTACTTGGAGAAATATAAATTCTCAAATGACAATATTGAAGGTAAAAATTAAGTATATTCTGTGTCAAGGAAGGAAAAGTGCTGTtactttcatggaaaaataaaagaaagaagaaaataaccCAGAGAGAATAAGATGAGAGAAAGAATAACAATATTCATAACAGAAAAAAACTCCCCCCATTCTCTGCCCATGCCATTATTTGTAGAAAAATCCTCATCTGAGTGTGTGCGCCAATATTCTATGTTTGCTCATCATTAGCCCACGTGTCATTCAGTTATGAAGTCAGCATATTGCCTAGGCGAATACCTCCTGCGTGAGCTTCTTTTCAACTCTTAGTTCCTTTGGGCTATGTACTCTCCAGCAGGGCCCTCAGCAGCATTTGGGTTCAGAACAGTACCCTCCTCATCGAGATGAACCTTGTCCTCAAGGTGGAAAGCAAGGTAAAGCTGGTGCAGTTTCTCGTTATCTTCCCAAGTAGCATCGTCAATGGTCAGGCCATTCCATTGGATTAAGCACTGTCTTACGGTGGCAGACCCTCGTTGTACTTGCCTACGATCTAAGATTGCAATGGGGTACAAGTCAATAGAGCTGGTGGAATCGACCAAATCCAAAGGAGTGACTTGCTGGTCAGGGTGTCCGAGGCATTTCTtgagcatagacacatgaaagacggGATGGATACGAGCCGTAGAAGGCAGATCGAGCTCATATGCGACTGGACCAACACGTTTGAGGACCTGATATGGACCAAAATATCTGCGACCGAGCTTTGAATGGCGCTGCAACCGTATAGAAGATTGTCGATAAGGTTGCAATTTAACATATAACCAGTCCCCGACATTGAAACTGATATCTCGGCGATGTTTATCAGCATAGAACTTCATCCGAGCCTGAGCTTGGGCTAAATTTATTTTGAGCAGCTGTAAAACATGGTCTCGTTCGAGTAACTGAGCATCAACGAGAGGGTGACCGCTGTCGTCCTTAACATACCGTGCTATTGTAGGTGGAAAGCGACCATACAACACTTCAAAATGTGTCATTTGCGCAGCCGTTTGGTATGAGGTGTTGTACCAATATTCGGCCCAaggtaaaaataaaatccaagaaGTAGGGTGGTCCGAGGCATAGCAACACAAATACATTTCCAAGCATCGGTTGAGGGCCTCCGTTTGGCCGTCAGTCTATGGGTGGTATGCAGTGCTCATACTCAGTGTCGTGCCTTGGAGCCTATGTACTTCTTTCCAGAAGCTACTGTGGAAACGAGGATCACAGTCCGAGACAATCTCCGTAGGAATGCCGTGTAACCTCACTACTTCTTGCACAAAGGCAGAAGCAACTATTTGACTGGAAAAATGAGTTGGCAGACCCACAAAATGCCCATATTTTGAAAGTCGATCAACGACCACCATAACCACGGTTTTACCCTTTGAAGGTGGAAACTCGGTGATAAAGTCGATGGAAATATTTTCAAAGATGAAAATCGAAATTGGAAGAGGTTGAAGGAGGCCAGCTGGAGAAATTGTAGCAGACTTCATCTGTTGACAGATCTGGCAAGAGCGGACATCTCGATGCATATTCTTTCAATAAACATTTGTAGTAAGGCGATGAAACGTACGGGTGATGCCTGAGTGGCCGCCAACAGGGGACAAATGGAACTCCGTTAATAGACTAGTGCGAAGTGGAGAATCAGAAGGTAGCACCAGTCGAGAGTTAAAGAACAGTAGCTTGTCTTTGAACAAAAATCCCGGTAGAGAAGTTGGATCAGTGGCTAGACGTTGCTGCAAAGCAAGCAACTCAGGATGCACAGCATTGGCCTCTCGGAGCTGATCAACTATAGAAAACTGAACATGAGAAAGGGCCAAGAATTGGGTAGCAGAAATTCTAGGCATCTGCTGCGGTGTTGATTCGGCCTGAACGGTAAACGATGTCGAAGTCATAGCCAATCAATTTGCCCAACcacttctgttgatccggtgttTGAATTACCTGAGAGGTAAGACTCTTTAATGATTGCTGATCAGTAATAATCGTAAATCGGTTACCCAAAAGGTACTGCCGCCATTTAGAAACGGCTTGCGTAATAGCATACATCTCCTTTTGATATGTGGAGGATTGTTGCAATCGAGGCTGAGTTGGTGGCTGTAATATGCAATAGGGTAACCACCTTGTGAAATGATGGCACCGATGCCAGTACCCGAAGCATCTGTTTCCACCACAAATGGTTTGCTGAAATCAGGTAATGTAAGAATAGGGGCTTCACTAAGTAGCTGTTTCAAATGCTCAAAGGCCGTGTGGGCTAAGGGAGTCCATTGGAAGGCATCTGTTCGCAGCAGGTCAGTCAAGGGACCGGCAATGGCCGGGAAGTGAAGGATAAAGCGGCGGTAATACCCGGCCAAGCCGAGAAAACTGCGGACAGCCTTGACGGTGCGGGGAATAGGCCACAACTGGATGGCTTTAATTTTATCAGGATCCACCTGAGCTCCTTGTTGAGAAACAATATGTCCTAAATACCCTATGCATGTATGACCAAATAGACATTTAGAACGTTTCGCCACTAACTGGTGTTCGCGGAGGAGATGAAAAACAACCTGGATATGTTCTAAATGGGTTTCCCAATCCGGActatagatcaaaatgtcgtcaaagAAAACCAACACAAACTTGCGGAGGTACGGACGAAAAACTGAATTCATAAGACTTTGAAATGTAGATGGCGagtttgtgagcccaaacggcatgacgaggaactcataatgcccgtcgTGAGTCCTAAAGGCAGTCTTGCTTTCATCCCCGGCCTTAACTCGAATTTGATGGAATCCAGCCAACAAATCGAGTTTGGAGAAATACATAGCCCCATGAAGTTCATCGAATAATTCATCGATGGACGGAATCAGAAATCAGTCTTTGATAGTCACAGCATTGAGGGCTCGGTAATCAACCAAAAGTGCCACGAGCCATCTTTCTTGCGTACCAGCAACACTGGTGAGGAAAAAGGACTTGTACTTGGTTGGATGATACCATCAACCAGCATTTCTGAAACCAACCGCTCGATTTTCTGTTTCTGAAAATGTGGATATCGATAAGGCTTAACGTTCACCGGACCACAATTTGGGGCTAGATGAATCGCGTGATCACAGTCTCGCATCGGAGGTAATCCCATTAGTTTGGAAAACACGTCAACAAACTCAGTCAATAAGGGCTCAATTTCAGGGACCACAATTTTAGATGGAGAATTAGGCTCAGAAACGAGATCTAACCTGAAAAATTTAGCCACAGAATTATTGTGAGTCAAGCGGTGAAGCCCATTGAACTGTATAGGTTGAACAGCGGGAGCCCCATCTCCCGTCCATCGAACCTTCTGACCGGCATAAGAGAACTAAAAAATTGATGAAAAGTAATCGGTAAGTACTGGTCCCAACGTCGCTAACCACTCTACTCCCAATACCATGTCCCATCCTTTAATAGGAAGAACGAAGAAATCAACGAGGATTTCTTGATTTTGGATAACCACAGGGACTTGTCGAACGATGCCATCGCAAGGAGGCGTTCACCACTACCTACCAAAACAGAAAAGTTGGGAGTGGTAGTAACTGTCAAATTTAAATAAGAGGCGACGCGTGTCTGAACGAAGTTATGAGTGCTACTGCCATCTAATAACACTTGGACAGGTTTCCCAAACACTGTTCCTTGAAACCTGAGTGTCGAAACAGAGCAGCCTCCGGCCAGGGCATTGTACGATATAGCTTACTGCAGGGGAGAAGATGGATCTACGGAAGATAATTCAGGATCGGGACCGTGAGGAGGAGGAAGCAACAAAGGGTTGTTAACTTCAGTGGGCTCTGAATCATTTTCAAGCAATAAAAGTTGAGGTTTAGACTTGCATTTATGGTCCCAGGAATATTTCTCATCACAGTGATAGCACAAGCCTTTGGATCGGCGTTGGGCGGCCTCCGATGGGGTAAGACGGCGAATGGGTAAAGTGGCTGTAGATTGGGTTGTAGGAGGTTGCGAGGCGGTGGGGTGAACTTTGGGGTTAAAGGAAGGTGTTGGAAGGAGAGGCTTAGTGGTGCCGAGGGTTGGAACGGGTCTAGCAGGGGATTTCTCCAGGATAATACGTCTCTCATAAAGTTGGGCCAGCTGCATAGCGTCATCCAATGTGGTGGGCCGATGGATGAGCACGGAATGCTTGATGTCAGATCGTAGCCCAGAAATAAAACACTGGACTAGGAAGTGAGCCGGCAAACAGATAGCGCGATTAGTAACCGCCTCAAACTCAGAGCGATAGGCATCCACCGAAGTCGTTTGATGCAATTTAGCGAGGAGGCCTTCTGGTTCTTCTAAATCACGAGAACCGAAACGAGCGAGGAGCGACGCTGAGAACGCGTGCCAACCAGCAAGCTGACGGTTGCAAAACATCCAATCATACCAATCAGAAGCAGCCTCGTCGAAGTAAAAGGAGGCGATAGTGACGCGGTCCTCATCTTTGATGTTGTAAAAAGTGAAGTAGCGATCAGCTTGCATAAGCCAACGGTCCGGGTTGATACCGGAGAACCGAGCCAGTTGTACGGATGCTGGTTTATGTTGTCCCAACGAATTTTGAGAAGCCGAAAATGGAGAAGGTGCAGGACTTGAAGACTGAGAAGAAGTGCGTTGACTGACCAATTCACGGAGCAAGGCTTTTTGCTCATCGAAAGAGGTAACCAGGAGATCAAAGTCCCGACGGAGAGCATTCTGGGAATCTGAAAGCGAACTTTGGGACTCGGTCAAGGATTTGATGTTGTCGTCTAAAACGCGAAGCCGGGTCTGATGCTCTACCATATTTGTAGAGACTCAATGAAAGCACCAATGTTATGTACTTGGAGAAATATAAATTCTCAAATGACAATGTTGAAGGTAAAAATTGAGTATATTCTGTGTCAAGGAAGGAAAAGTGCTGTtactttcatggaaaaataaaagaaagaagaaaataaccCAGAGAGAATAAGATGAGAGAAAGAATAACAATATTCATAACAGAAAAAAACTCCCCCCCATTTCTCTGCCCATGCCATTATTTGTAGAAAAATCCTCATCTGAGTGTGTGCGCCAATATTCTATGTTTGCTCATCATTAGCCCACGTGTCATTCAGTTATGAAGCCAGCATATTGCCTAGGCGAATACCTCCTGCGTGAGCTTCTTCTcaactcttggttcctttgggttgtGTACTCTCCAGAAGGGCCCTTAGCAGCATTTGGGTTCAGAACATATTCCCTAGCTTCTTCAATGGCCCGTCTAGTAAGTCCATCCATTTGTTGATTGTTCCCAAAGATTAAGGCATTACGCTAAAGCCAAATTTCCCATAATGTGTATGCGAAAATGGTGGACTATGGGAGTTTGAGACTAGGGAACCAGGTTCTTGAACTTAGAGTAGCAAATAGCCACTTCTCCCTGGTCTCGAACGAATACGTGACTAAATTTACAAATATTCAAggctaaatataaattttggcaAATCAGAAGTGATACTTAGCCACAAATGTCACCCAAAATTCAAGAGGATGTTCCTGCAAGCACAAACCACAACAAAAGGAAGCAAATACCTAGGATTTGATATTAGTATTCAAAACAATAGAAGCAAATTCTTCCAACCCCTCCTGAATAAGATGGAATCAAGACTATCATAATGGAAGGCGAAGCTATTGGGCCAGAAAGGAAAACTTACCCTTATCAAGTTGGCTCTTTCTACCCTACCAATTATCATTTATCTTGCTTCCAGGCCTCGAAAAGTGTATGGGGGAGAGGACAAATGAATGAGGAAAATTCAATTGGGATCGCTTGTGCAATGAAAACACATAAGGTGGGTTAGGGATCAAGAAAATAGATGTCATAAATAGAGCACTACTTGCAAGACAAGCATGGAGTTGGTTGATCGAAGAAACCTTAGTTAAGAAATATTGTAATAGAGATGGCTTCCTCCAGTGCCAAGCCAAACTAGGGAGAAATATCCTCGACGTCAATGAGTTAGCACAACAAGGCCTAATAtggaaaagaaagaatagaacaaTAGATGGAGTGAGGTGAGATCTTTCTTTGAAGGAACCAATATTCCAATGGAAATTCTGCTCTAGTGGAGAGTTTTTTTGTGAAACCGACCTATCTTGAAGAATTTAACAATAGGCATAAAAGAAGTCAAACCCACAACATTATGCAGATACTAAGAGAAATTTGGAATTCGCTGTGGACTACCAAATTATCATTCAAAATAACCATTCTCCCCTGGAAAATTCTCAATAATACAGGCAGAAATCCACAAAAGGATTGAAACAATGGACCCAAAATACCCCTTATGCCATTTAGAAAGAGAGGATACAGACCACTTATTCCACAACTGCACTTTTGTGAGGGCAGTTTGGTTTGGATCACCCTTAAGATTGCGCACATTTTATCTAAATAAAGGCTTAACCTAAGAATGGATAAGCATAAACATAGAAAACATACAAAAGGGAATGGAAGAAGGAGCCATGATGTTCACACCACTATGGCCACTACCCCATGGAACATTTGGGTCCATAGGAATAAAGTTGCATTTGAAGGAGAATCCTCTAATCCAAGTGCAA
This region includes:
- the LOC107888408 gene encoding uncharacterized protein, giving the protein MVEHQTRLRVLDDNIKSLTESQSSLSDSQNALRRDFDLLVTSFDEQKALLRELVSQRTSSQSSSPAPSPFSASQNSLGQHKPASVQLARFSGINPDRWLMQADRYFTFYNIKDEDRVTIASFYFDEAASDWYDWMFCNRQLAGWHAFSASLLARFGSRDLEEPEGLLAKLHQTTSVDAYRSEFEAVTNRAICLPAHFLVQCFISGLRSDIKHSVLIHRPTTLDDAMQLAQLYERRIILEKSPARPVPTLGTTKPLLPTPSFNPKVHPTASQPPTTQSTATLPIRRLTPSEAAQRRSKGLCYHCDEKYSWDHKCKSKPQLLLLENDSEPTEVNNPLLLPPPHGPDPELSSVDPSSPLQ